In one Candidatus Nitronereus thalassa genomic region, the following are encoded:
- the rpmB gene encoding 50S ribosomal protein L28 — MAFSCSICGKNRMAGHNVSHANNKTKRVFRPNLQNVRALVNGATKRIRVCTRCLRSGLVKKSV, encoded by the coding sequence ATGGCGTTTTCATGTTCAATTTGCGGAAAAAATCGGATGGCTGGCCACAATGTCAGTCACGCGAATAATAAAACCAAACGGGTGTTTCGACCCAATCTTCAAAATGTCCGGGCCTTGGTCAATGGAGCCACGAAGCGGATTCGGGTATGCACTCGATGCTTACGGTCTGGATTGGTCAAAAAATCCGTCTAA
- the msrB gene encoding peptide-methionine (R)-S-oxide reductase MsrB: MEVSRRTVMAMAVFMGVGALGKALGFGQALAKESPMKFEIEKTDQEWKKILTPEQYAVLRKEGTEPPFKNEYHNSKAEGIYHCAGCDLPLFSSEKKFDSQTGWPSFWEPISPKAIGTKTDWKLLYPRTEVHCSRCGGHQGHVFDDGPPPTGLRYCINSAALVFRAA; encoded by the coding sequence ATGGAAGTAAGCAGACGGACTGTCATGGCAATGGCTGTTTTCATGGGGGTGGGTGCATTGGGCAAGGCGCTAGGTTTTGGTCAAGCCTTGGCAAAGGAGAGTCCGATGAAATTTGAAATCGAAAAAACCGACCAGGAGTGGAAGAAGATCCTCACTCCGGAACAATATGCAGTTCTTCGGAAAGAGGGCACCGAACCCCCATTTAAAAACGAATACCATAACAGCAAGGCTGAAGGAATCTATCACTGTGCGGGTTGTGATCTTCCTTTATTTTCATCAGAGAAAAAGTTTGACAGCCAAACCGGATGGCCAAGTTTTTGGGAGCCCATTTCGCCCAAGGCGATTGGAACAAAAACCGATTGGAAGCTTCTCTATCCAAGGACCGAAGTGCATTGCAGCCGATGTGGTGGGCATCAAGGCCATGTGTTCGATGATGGACCACCACCCACTGGTTTGCGGTACTGCATCAATTCAGCGGCATTAGTGTTTCGGGCGGCCTAA
- a CDS encoding methyl-accepting chemotaxis protein produces the protein MPFHNFRIGIKIALVLGAIALVQAGIQLYVVVGSGQDWLQSFGHLFAVIVTTLVMVQWLVHKMVIVPLKKLTAIVEDIAQGQGDLTKRVPVTDQDEIGQLGLLFNTFIEKLQRSITKVGEVTNRVALDSQEMSSTADDMARGADTQKIKITQSASAVEEMTMTAGEVARNSQEASNIAQEASNTAKNGHRVVTEAVASMQHVAEAVGQSSEVIAALGRSSDQIGEIVGTIEDIADQTNLLALNAAIEAARAGEQGRGFAVVADEVRKLAERTTKATKEIAEMIRQIQDDTKTAVMSMEEGTQRVGNGVMLANETSDALTRIQSLVLQTAEMIHRIAAAAEEQSTTTHQIAKDLEAVTQVGEETSGGAAESAKRSHELRGLAEELQDIVGTFKV, from the coding sequence ATGCCATTTCACAATTTTAGAATCGGAATAAAAATTGCCCTTGTCCTGGGAGCTATCGCGTTGGTCCAGGCGGGCATTCAATTATATGTCGTGGTTGGTTCAGGCCAAGACTGGCTGCAATCGTTTGGCCATTTGTTTGCTGTCATCGTTACTACTTTAGTAATGGTTCAATGGCTCGTCCATAAAATGGTTATTGTTCCTCTCAAGAAGTTGACGGCAATTGTTGAGGATATTGCCCAAGGCCAAGGCGATTTGACCAAACGTGTTCCGGTGACAGACCAAGATGAAATTGGGCAGTTGGGACTATTGTTCAACACCTTTATTGAAAAACTTCAACGGTCTATTACCAAAGTAGGAGAAGTAACCAACCGGGTTGCACTCGATTCCCAGGAAATGTCATCCACCGCAGATGATATGGCTCGTGGCGCGGATACCCAAAAAATAAAGATCACCCAGTCTGCTTCCGCGGTAGAAGAAATGACAATGACCGCTGGTGAAGTCGCCCGCAATTCTCAAGAAGCTTCAAATATTGCCCAAGAGGCTTCGAACACCGCAAAAAATGGACATCGTGTGGTCACCGAGGCGGTGGCGAGTATGCAGCATGTGGCGGAGGCCGTCGGGCAATCCTCCGAAGTCATTGCAGCCTTGGGACGATCCTCTGATCAAATCGGAGAAATCGTGGGAACTATTGAAGACATCGCCGATCAAACCAACTTGTTGGCGCTCAATGCCGCGATTGAAGCGGCTCGTGCTGGCGAGCAAGGTCGAGGATTTGCGGTAGTCGCAGACGAAGTAAGAAAACTTGCCGAACGCACCACCAAAGCAACCAAAGAAATTGCTGAAATGATTCGCCAAATCCAAGACGATACCAAAACAGCGGTCATGTCCATGGAGGAAGGGACGCAGCGGGTTGGGAATGGCGTTATGTTAGCCAATGAAACAAGTGATGCGCTCACACGTATTCAAAGTCTTGTCCTACAAACCGCGGAGATGATTCACCGAATTGCTGCAGCTGCCGAAGAACAATCCACGACCACTCATCAAATCGCCAAAGATCTCGAGGCGGTTACCCAAGTAGGAGAAGAAACGAGTGGGGGAGCTGCGGAGTCAGCCAAGCGAAGCCATGAATTGCGTGGTCTTGCCGAAGAACTCCAGGATATTGTGGGAACGTTTAAGGTCTAA
- a CDS encoding HAD-IA family hydrolase, with translation MIINNGNTSFDLVIFDFDGTLIDSKYDIATSVNLTLKDLALPPRSRDEIFSFVGDGVKRLLRLSVGEGNEAQYEDALKIFREHYLAHCLDSTQIYEGLDSVLNILEGKPKALATNKSLEYTLRIADGLGVRNTFSAIECPNDQADLKPDPGMLFRILAQLGVAPEKTVLVGDSTNDVRAAKAAGMKACAVGYGYGNREKVLALGPDFFCEKPEDLLAIFS, from the coding sequence ATGATAATCAATAACGGGAACACCTCTTTTGATTTAGTCATCTTCGATTTTGACGGTACTCTCATTGATTCAAAATACGATATTGCCACTTCGGTCAATTTAACTTTGAAAGATTTGGCTCTGCCTCCCCGATCTCGTGATGAAATTTTTAGTTTTGTCGGAGATGGGGTCAAACGGTTGCTGCGACTTTCCGTTGGCGAAGGCAATGAGGCCCAATATGAAGATGCGCTCAAAATTTTTCGAGAACATTACCTGGCTCATTGCCTGGATTCGACACAAATCTATGAAGGACTCGATTCGGTGCTGAATATCTTGGAAGGAAAACCCAAGGCATTAGCCACGAATAAATCCTTGGAATATACTCTGAGGATTGCCGATGGGTTAGGCGTTCGAAACACATTTTCCGCTATTGAATGTCCTAACGACCAGGCCGATCTCAAGCCAGACCCCGGTATGCTGTTTCGGATCTTGGCACAATTAGGAGTGGCCCCAGAAAAAACAGTACTTGTCGGAGACAGTACCAACGATGTTCGAGCGGCAAAGGCGGCCGGCATGAAAGCCTGTGCCGTGGGATATGGCTATGGAAATCGTGAAAAAGTACTGGCCCTTGGCCCGGACTTCTTTTGTGAAAAACCCGAAGATCTGCTAGCCATTTTTTCCTAA
- a CDS encoding response regulator: MSGRILVVDDDEGVRDALKQFLLTLDFEVVTAEDGEDALNKYQKDDFEIIMADLMMPNLDGMGLLKRIREVDEDVIFLMITGHPSIGSAVEAISCGAEDYITKPFHLEDVKLRIDKALEKRSLKGRLKTAQGLAWGLMLSIPLWLLLGIILVILIKG; this comes from the coding sequence GTGTCAGGACGCATACTCGTAGTCGATGACGATGAAGGAGTTCGTGATGCGTTGAAGCAGTTTTTGCTCACGCTGGACTTTGAAGTGGTCACAGCTGAGGATGGCGAAGATGCCCTTAATAAATATCAAAAGGATGACTTTGAGATTATTATGGCTGATCTCATGATGCCGAATCTTGACGGGATGGGGTTGCTAAAACGAATCCGCGAAGTGGACGAAGATGTAATCTTTCTCATGATTACCGGCCATCCCTCTATTGGATCGGCCGTGGAAGCGATCAGTTGTGGAGCAGAAGACTATATCACCAAGCCGTTTCATTTAGAGGATGTCAAACTTCGAATTGACAAGGCACTCGAAAAACGGTCTTTGAAGGGACGCCTGAAAACGGCACAGGGTTTGGCTTGGGGCCTCATGTTATCCATTCCGTTGTGGCTTCTTCTCGGAATTATTTTAGTCATATTGATCAAAGGTTAA
- a CDS encoding outer membrane lipoprotein carrier protein LolA → MKIILAGFLMAVSLISFPAWGKENLDQQVHELVARVDARYAATKDFRAEFTQETRIEGFETPLQSSGRVFIKKPGRLRWDYLEPSVEHIYVHNDRLEMYVPQHNQILKGNLTMMVATKAPLALLQGAGKLAEHFEVHPTDNGRTGEGGLPLLTLIPKNHGQLGSSSVTRIISEIQPGTYFIRSLALHEVSGNISTFRFTNVKANTGIDDTVFTLNPPEDVVIVEDVLPQG, encoded by the coding sequence ATGAAAATTATTCTCGCAGGGTTTCTCATGGCGGTGAGCTTGATTTCTTTTCCTGCTTGGGGAAAGGAAAATCTCGACCAGCAGGTCCATGAATTGGTCGCCCGCGTTGATGCTCGGTATGCTGCCACCAAGGATTTCCGTGCAGAGTTCACCCAGGAAACTCGTATTGAGGGATTCGAGACTCCTCTTCAATCTTCGGGCCGTGTCTTCATTAAAAAACCTGGGCGTTTGAGGTGGGATTATCTTGAACCCTCGGTAGAGCACATTTACGTCCACAATGATCGGCTGGAGATGTATGTGCCACAGCATAATCAAATTTTGAAGGGCAATCTGACGATGATGGTGGCGACCAAAGCCCCGCTTGCCTTGTTGCAGGGCGCCGGAAAACTCGCTGAACATTTTGAGGTGCACCCAACAGACAATGGCCGCACTGGTGAAGGCGGATTGCCCTTGCTCACCCTTATTCCGAAAAATCATGGTCAGCTAGGTTCCTCATCGGTCACCCGTATTATTTCGGAAATCCAACCAGGTACTTACTTCATTCGATCGCTTGCTCTGCACGAAGTGAGTGGAAATATTTCCACGTTCCGTTTCACCAATGTGAAGGCAAATACCGGTATTGACGATACGGTATTTACCTTAAATCCCCCAGAAGATGTGGTAATTGTGGAAGATGTCCTTCCTCAGGGTTGA
- a CDS encoding DNA translocase FtsK, translating into MSTFPRSRGKSIRSEVSSPPFKLSREILGISLFTLGVLVFLSVWSYSPQDPSWLGPLISPSNESNGVSQNVVGMVGATIAAGLVWLVGSAALMIPILIMLQGIRAFQEETLETKARSLIGGILLVLSLSALFEFYGPSAINVIATSITGGAWGQWCMPVLSPLFGETGSTIVLCALILVAVILIAPFSVATALGNILSFLSNLRFQIPRLSFSWLRFPTRGRTPKANKPLKINRSLGMRESALSFLGKKDPLPELDVPEEVLELEVGEPDEIPPVRRTFEMNRKVSEGYNLPDPLALLEPGEVSKSQQTDDILESQSRVLTAAFQNFGISGKVTEVHPGPVITMYEFEPGPGIKVARIVNLAHDLAMALKATRVRIVAPLPGKSTVGIEVPNPVRETVAFREVLTSEAYARSRSKLTMALGKDIFGRPFVADLRTMPHLLVAGATGAGKSVGLNSMLLSLLFSAHPDEVKLLLIDPKVLELQVYDGIPHLLRPALTNPKAAARGLSWVVQEMERRYRLLAEHGVRNVQAYNTKVLDAKANSTTSASTPDLLADQDAELTTEPLPYIVVVIDEFADLMMVAPKEIEEKIARLAQMARASGIHLILATQRPSVDVVTGLIKANFPARIAFQVSSKTDSRTILDSNGAEALLGLGDMLYLAPGTGRLIRLHGSYVSDEDVRRVVEYVKAQAGPDYSDETPFQSAEVLEDDLERDEVYEQAREVVLTSGQASASLLQRRLRVGYPRAARMIEQMEEEGLVSAPGRDGRREILGPQGMIQERAG; encoded by the coding sequence ATGAGTACATTCCCTAGGTCTAGGGGAAAATCCATCAGGTCTGAAGTGTCTTCCCCCCCTTTCAAACTCAGCCGTGAAATCCTTGGAATCTCCCTTTTCACTCTGGGGGTCCTAGTATTTTTGAGCGTGTGGTCGTATTCACCACAGGACCCTTCCTGGCTCGGGCCTCTGATATCTCCATCCAATGAATCCAACGGCGTTTCGCAGAATGTGGTTGGGATGGTGGGTGCCACCATTGCCGCGGGCTTAGTGTGGCTTGTGGGGTCTGCGGCCCTCATGATTCCAATCTTGATCATGTTGCAAGGGATTCGAGCGTTCCAGGAAGAAACCCTTGAAACCAAAGCCCGAAGCCTGATCGGCGGGATTCTGTTGGTGTTGTCTCTCAGTGCCCTGTTTGAATTTTATGGTCCCTCTGCCATCAATGTGATAGCGACTTCCATTACGGGTGGAGCTTGGGGGCAATGGTGTATGCCTGTTTTGTCTCCCCTGTTCGGGGAAACCGGCAGCACGATTGTCTTGTGTGCACTAATTCTTGTGGCGGTCATTCTTATTGCTCCATTTTCCGTCGCCACGGCCTTGGGTAATATTTTGAGTTTTCTTAGCAATCTTCGATTTCAAATACCTCGCCTGTCCTTCAGTTGGTTAAGGTTTCCCACTAGAGGGCGGACGCCTAAAGCCAATAAGCCACTGAAAATTAATCGGAGTTTGGGCATGCGGGAGAGTGCGTTATCCTTTTTGGGCAAAAAGGATCCACTTCCCGAATTGGATGTACCCGAAGAGGTATTAGAATTAGAAGTGGGGGAACCTGATGAAATTCCTCCAGTCCGTAGAACCTTTGAAATGAACCGCAAGGTGTCTGAAGGATACAATTTACCAGACCCATTGGCTCTCCTTGAACCCGGGGAAGTTTCCAAATCGCAACAGACTGATGACATATTGGAATCTCAGTCCCGTGTGCTTACTGCGGCTTTTCAAAATTTTGGTATTTCCGGGAAGGTGACCGAAGTGCATCCGGGCCCGGTTATTACAATGTATGAATTTGAGCCTGGGCCGGGAATTAAAGTCGCTCGCATTGTGAATTTGGCACATGACCTCGCGATGGCTCTGAAAGCCACAAGAGTGCGCATTGTTGCTCCCCTCCCTGGTAAATCAACAGTGGGAATCGAAGTCCCGAATCCGGTTAGAGAAACTGTTGCCTTTCGAGAAGTGCTGACGAGTGAAGCCTACGCGCGATCGCGCTCGAAACTTACCATGGCGTTGGGAAAAGATATTTTCGGTCGTCCGTTTGTAGCTGACTTGAGAACTATGCCTCACCTGCTTGTCGCAGGGGCGACCGGAGCCGGAAAAAGTGTGGGCTTGAACAGCATGTTGTTGAGCTTGTTATTCTCTGCCCATCCCGATGAAGTCAAACTTCTGTTGATCGATCCCAAGGTGCTGGAGCTTCAGGTCTATGATGGGATCCCGCATCTGTTGCGTCCCGCCCTCACGAATCCCAAAGCCGCAGCGCGCGGGTTAAGCTGGGTCGTACAAGAAATGGAGCGTCGCTATCGATTGCTTGCCGAACATGGTGTGCGAAACGTTCAGGCCTATAACACCAAGGTGCTTGATGCGAAAGCCAACTCCACCACTTCGGCTTCTACCCCAGACTTGCTTGCGGATCAAGATGCGGAGCTGACCACAGAGCCACTTCCCTACATCGTGGTAGTGATCGATGAGTTTGCAGATTTGATGATGGTGGCCCCCAAAGAGATCGAAGAGAAAATTGCCCGCTTGGCGCAAATGGCGAGGGCTTCAGGCATTCATTTGATTTTAGCGACACAACGCCCGTCGGTCGATGTGGTGACTGGGCTAATCAAAGCGAATTTCCCCGCGCGTATTGCCTTTCAAGTGTCTTCCAAAACCGATTCCCGCACCATCCTGGATTCGAATGGGGCCGAGGCGCTTTTGGGACTTGGCGATATGTTGTATTTAGCACCGGGGACCGGCAGGCTGATTCGCCTCCATGGTTCCTATGTGTCGGATGAGGATGTGCGGCGCGTGGTAGAATACGTCAAAGCCCAGGCCGGTCCCGACTATAGTGACGAAACGCCTTTTCAAAGCGCCGAGGTGTTGGAAGACGATCTGGAACGAGATGAAGTCTATGAGCAAGCTAGGGAAGTCGTGCTTACTTCAGGGCAAGCCTCGGCTTCTCTACTGCAACGGCGACTTCGTGTGGGATATCCACGGGCCGCCCGTATGATCGAACAAATGGAAGAAGAAGGGCTCGTCAGTGCGCCGGGACGTGATGGACGTCGGGAAATTCTCGGTCCGCAGGGTATGATCCAAGAAAGGGCAGGATGA
- the rsmA gene encoding 16S rRNA (adenine(1518)-N(6)/adenine(1519)-N(6))-dimethyltransferase RsmA — translation MTIPSPPPPLKRLGQHFLIDPNIVRKIIHEAAISPEDTVLEIGPGRGVLTGPLCELASQVIAIELDKKLAAYLKQVCPYPNLDLKVGDALEFPVETLPPGTVVVANLPYYVSTPLLFQLLEQPSRINRMIVMLQLEVAKRLAAKPGSQDYGALSVLSQYRGKSRVAFKVPASCFRPRPDVESAVVTLSLFSGEKEDEPFSQLFTQTVRAAFAHRRKTMVNSFRDSGFLMPILQEAFDEARIDPKRRAETLTVQEFITLAKAIHLRSI, via the coding sequence ATGACCATTCCCTCCCCTCCTCCCCCCCTTAAACGGCTTGGACAGCACTTTCTGATCGATCCGAATATTGTCAGGAAGATCATTCACGAAGCCGCGATCAGTCCCGAAGACACCGTGCTTGAAATCGGACCCGGGCGGGGGGTGCTCACGGGGCCGCTGTGTGAATTAGCTTCGCAGGTTATCGCCATTGAACTCGATAAAAAATTGGCAGCCTATTTAAAGCAGGTCTGTCCATATCCCAACCTGGATCTCAAAGTGGGTGATGCGCTCGAGTTTCCTGTCGAGACCTTGCCCCCGGGAACGGTTGTGGTGGCCAACTTGCCTTATTATGTGTCTACGCCTTTATTGTTTCAGTTACTTGAACAGCCGTCTCGGATCAACCGGATGATCGTCATGTTGCAACTGGAAGTGGCCAAACGATTAGCAGCCAAGCCAGGGAGCCAAGACTACGGGGCGTTATCTGTCTTAAGCCAATACCGGGGGAAGTCACGGGTCGCTTTCAAAGTTCCTGCCTCGTGTTTTCGTCCAAGGCCGGATGTGGAATCTGCCGTTGTGACGCTGTCCTTATTCTCTGGGGAAAAAGAAGATGAGCCCTTTTCTCAACTCTTCACACAAACCGTGCGTGCGGCGTTTGCGCACCGACGAAAAACCATGGTGAATTCCTTTCGTGACTCAGGATTTCTCATGCCTATCCTTCAGGAGGCATTTGACGAGGCGCGTATCGATCCGAAGCGTCGTGCTGAAACCCTGACTGTCCAAGAATTTATCACTCTTGCGAAGGCCATTCATCTTCGATCCATTTGA
- the fmt gene encoding methionyl-tRNA formyltransferase — MRIIFMGTPEFAVPSLESLLQSEHEVVGVVTQPDRPKGRGQSVEASPIKQLAQTERLPILQPEKMKSPELLQSLAGWRPDVIAVTAYGRILPKSILDLPPGGCVNVHGSLLPRYRGAAPIQWSLINGDIETGITTMLMDAGMDTGPMLLQRVVPIEPDDTAAELGHRLAKVGGELLVETLKGLGNQTITPQTQDSELATYAPLLTKEAGLIDWTHPAWHIANRIRGLSPWPGCYTFLHDQRLVIWKATAEPVEGAKSGSIPGTIQEVGKKDFLVWTGEGLLRVTEVQPANKKRMTVEQFLQGRGLQFSDRFVSDP, encoded by the coding sequence ATGCGTATTATTTTTATGGGAACACCAGAGTTTGCTGTCCCTTCGTTAGAGTCATTACTCCAGAGTGAGCATGAGGTCGTGGGGGTTGTCACTCAACCAGATCGCCCCAAAGGGCGAGGGCAGTCGGTGGAGGCTTCGCCTATTAAGCAGCTTGCGCAAACGGAGAGATTGCCCATTTTGCAGCCGGAAAAAATGAAAAGTCCTGAACTGTTGCAATCGCTTGCTGGGTGGCGTCCTGATGTGATAGCGGTCACAGCCTACGGTCGAATTCTTCCGAAAAGCATTTTGGATCTGCCACCGGGAGGATGTGTGAATGTCCATGGCTCGTTGTTGCCTCGGTATCGTGGGGCCGCCCCCATCCAATGGTCATTAATCAATGGTGATATTGAAACAGGCATTACCACCATGCTCATGGATGCAGGCATGGATACCGGCCCGATGTTGCTGCAACGGGTTGTTCCGATTGAACCCGATGATACGGCCGCTGAATTGGGCCATCGGTTAGCCAAGGTCGGAGGCGAGTTGTTAGTGGAAACTTTGAAGGGATTGGGAAACCAGACCATCACGCCACAGACGCAGGATTCGGAGCTGGCGACTTATGCTCCCTTACTAACCAAGGAAGCGGGTCTTATCGACTGGACCCACCCTGCTTGGCATATTGCCAACCGCATCCGAGGCCTTTCTCCTTGGCCTGGGTGTTATACCTTTTTGCATGATCAACGATTGGTGATTTGGAAAGCCACGGCAGAACCAGTGGAAGGAGCAAAATCAGGGTCAATACCCGGAACGATTCAAGAGGTAGGCAAAAAAGATTTTTTGGTATGGACGGGCGAAGGCCTTCTCCGAGTCACGGAGGTTCAACCGGCCAACAAAAAACGGATGACCGTAGAGCAATTTCTTCAGGGACGAGGTTTGCAATTCAGTGACCGATTTGTTTCTGATCCTTAG
- a CDS encoding YebC/PmpR family DNA-binding transcriptional regulator, whose amino-acid sequence MGGHSHWSTIKRHKGAVDAKRGKIFTKIIREITIASRAGGDPDANPTLRTCIAKAKEMNMPADTIKRAIQRGTGELPGVNYEEFTLEGYGPSGTGVLLEIATDNRNRTVAEIRNLFGKNNGNMAEAGAVAWQFQKKGLFIVEGSDIDEDQLLTLALEAGAEDVKETAGGFEITTELGEFEAVKEALQKANIETAVAEVTFLPQNLVKLDEKAAIQMLKLMEILDDQDDVQKVHANFDIPEEIMEKVAAAE is encoded by the coding sequence ATGGGTGGACATAGTCATTGGTCAACCATCAAGCGGCATAAAGGCGCGGTGGATGCCAAGCGTGGCAAAATCTTCACCAAAATTATCCGCGAAATCACCATTGCCTCAAGAGCGGGTGGTGACCCGGATGCCAACCCCACTCTCAGAACCTGCATTGCCAAAGCCAAAGAAATGAATATGCCCGCCGATACAATTAAACGCGCCATTCAGCGCGGGACTGGCGAACTTCCCGGCGTAAACTACGAAGAATTTACGCTTGAGGGCTATGGCCCAAGCGGCACGGGCGTTCTTCTTGAAATCGCGACGGACAACCGAAACCGCACCGTGGCGGAAATTCGAAACCTCTTCGGGAAAAACAACGGGAACATGGCCGAAGCCGGGGCAGTGGCTTGGCAATTCCAGAAAAAAGGTCTCTTCATCGTAGAAGGCAGCGATATCGACGAAGATCAATTGCTCACTTTGGCACTAGAAGCTGGTGCCGAGGATGTCAAAGAAACGGCCGGCGGTTTTGAAATCACCACGGAACTTGGCGAGTTTGAAGCGGTGAAGGAGGCCTTGCAAAAGGCCAATATTGAAACAGCCGTGGCAGAAGTCACGTTTCTTCCTCAAAATCTCGTAAAGCTCGACGAAAAAGCCGCCATACAAATGTTGAAATTGATGGAAATCCTCGATGACCAAGACGACGTGCAAAAAGTTCACGCCAATTTTGACATCCCCGAAGAGATCATGGAAAAAGTCGCGGCGGCAGAGTAA
- the ruvA gene encoding Holliday junction branch migration protein RuvA, producing MIAKLTGQLITKSPTTIILDVQGVGYEIFIPLSTYFALPDLQAALSLNILTHVREDAIQLFGFLTIPEKEAFVMLTGISGVGGKLALSVLSTLSVSDLITAIQTDDTDKLASVPGIGKKSASRMALELKDKVARLNPDSAVPTQATLPDQIQDDAVSALVNLGYRPRDVKDMVTKISRDQPNSLPLDDLIREALKQLSKH from the coding sequence ATGATCGCTAAGCTCACAGGCCAACTCATCACCAAGTCGCCGACCACTATCATTCTCGATGTCCAAGGCGTCGGCTATGAAATCTTTATTCCACTCAGCACCTATTTCGCACTTCCTGACCTTCAAGCCGCCCTGTCTCTCAACATTCTCACCCATGTGCGGGAAGACGCGATCCAACTCTTTGGATTCTTAACTATCCCTGAAAAAGAAGCCTTTGTGATGCTGACTGGAATTTCCGGTGTAGGAGGAAAGCTCGCTCTCAGCGTACTGTCCACCCTCAGCGTGTCGGATCTCATCACCGCCATTCAAACGGATGACACCGATAAACTCGCTTCCGTTCCCGGAATTGGAAAAAAATCGGCAAGCCGCATGGCCCTGGAGTTAAAAGATAAAGTCGCCCGGCTTAACCCAGACTCAGCTGTCCCTACCCAAGCAACCCTTCCCGATCAAATTCAGGACGATGCGGTCTCCGCACTCGTCAACCTTGGCTATCGTCCACGAGACGTCAAGGACATGGTCACCAAAATTAGCCGGGACCAACCCAATTCCTTGCCCCTCGACGACCTCATTCGAGAAGCCCTCAAGCAGCTTTCAAAACACTAG
- a CDS encoding VCBS repeat-containing protein, with translation MVRTLAILLLLLSVSGCPSENTYVPPDLLYLYKSYDVEKNPTAIQAADFNQDGFTDLITSNIAANSLSLLFGNGDGSFQAQVTVRVCREPRNLAIEDFNRDAHLDLAIACSGSDQVSILAGHGDGTFDVVAQYHVNRTPVSISTGDFNSDQLMDFVVALRNDKLQLFFGNGIGKFRLGPLYEYGDTPTSVVTADLNQDGHLDMAVSNGGPMSSAVSIWLGQGDGNFLMPTDYRTGKRPLSVSLSDFNNDGVLDLFVINGQMNTITVFLGNGDGTFQEGIDSGGDAGPNHGLAQDFNGDQIMDVAVVNIQSGSMSVLYGKGDGSFQYPPRQYETPYGPFAITSLTLAKGRGEQPGLAIANNAKNSVSIFLHHGLKSRENLAKTEEG, from the coding sequence ATGGTCCGAACCCTCGCAATTCTTCTCTTGCTGCTTTCCGTTTCCGGGTGTCCTTCGGAAAATACCTATGTACCGCCTGACTTGCTTTATCTTTATAAAAGTTACGATGTAGAAAAGAATCCTACAGCCATTCAAGCTGCGGACTTTAATCAAGATGGGTTTACTGATTTAATCACGAGTAACATTGCCGCAAATTCCCTTTCCTTGTTGTTTGGTAATGGTGATGGGAGTTTCCAGGCCCAGGTCACGGTTCGAGTCTGTCGTGAACCGCGAAATCTGGCCATCGAAGATTTTAATCGAGACGCGCATCTCGACTTAGCCATTGCCTGTTCTGGCAGCGACCAAGTGTCCATCTTGGCGGGTCATGGCGATGGAACCTTTGACGTGGTCGCGCAATACCATGTCAACCGGACCCCCGTATCCATCTCGACGGGAGACTTCAACAGTGATCAATTGATGGATTTTGTGGTGGCACTTCGCAACGATAAGCTTCAGCTGTTTTTCGGTAATGGGATTGGGAAATTTCGTCTTGGTCCCCTCTATGAATATGGAGATACACCAACGTCCGTGGTGACTGCGGATTTGAACCAGGATGGACATTTGGATATGGCCGTGTCGAATGGCGGTCCGATGAGCAGCGCAGTCTCGATTTGGTTGGGCCAAGGCGATGGGAATTTTCTCATGCCGACGGATTACCGGACAGGCAAACGCCCGCTGTCTGTTTCCTTATCCGATTTTAACAACGATGGGGTGCTGGATCTTTTTGTGATCAATGGTCAAATGAATACCATTACCGTGTTTTTGGGCAATGGCGATGGGACGTTTCAGGAGGGCATTGATTCAGGAGGGGATGCCGGCCCCAACCATGGACTGGCCCAAGACTTTAATGGAGACCAAATCATGGATGTTGCGGTCGTGAATATCCAATCGGGAAGTATGTCTGTGCTGTATGGGAAAGGGGATGGGAGTTTTCAGTATCCCCCGCGCCAATATGAAACACCGTATGGTCCCTTTGCCATCACTTCCTTGACACTGGCCAAAGGGCGCGGGGAACAGCCAGGCTTGGCCATTGCCAATAATGCGAAAAATAGCGTATCGATTTTTCTTCACCATGGACTCAAGTCGCGAGAAAATTTGGCAAAAACAGAAGAAGGTTAA